Proteins from one Bos taurus isolate L1 Dominette 01449 registration number 42190680 breed Hereford chromosome 7, ARS-UCD2.0, whole genome shotgun sequence genomic window:
- the TIMD4 gene encoding T-cell immunoglobulin and mucin domain-containing protein 4 precursor (The RefSeq protein has 1 substitution compared to this genomic sequence), with the protein MSKGPLILWLVIELGRLCLTPAASQTVVRAFLGQPVTLPCTYSSWSPNSNSMCWGRGQCPKSKCNDELLYTDGTKVVSSKSPKYQLRGIIQRGDVSLTIMDTNEGDQNVYCCRIEVPGWFNDVKRNIRLDLRRAPTTTPSTTTRRPTTTTTTTVATTTAMTTATAMLPTTVVTTSDLTSTPPLQMRTTAALTTTASMCPLTTLSSLLEEDTILLTLEPSTEGPTLTAELEPALLPRTSQRSVEETSHRSTALLTSKTPETSFLVQNEVEPEQIRMTSNYDLLMIIAPSLGFVLLALLLAFFLRGKFVKANCFQKHTRLDNVGEGKDVLSGTEDEDGLFTL; encoded by the exons ATGTCCAAAGGGCCTCTGATTCTCTGGCTGGTGATTGAACTTGGGCGGCTTTGTCTGA CTCCGGCAGCATCACAGACTGTTGTGAGAGCATTTTTGGGTCAGCCAGTGACTTTGCCGTGTACATACTCATCCTGGTCTCCGAATAGTAATAGCATGTGCTGGGGCAGAGGCCAGTGTCCCAAGTCCAAATGCAATGACGAGCTTCTCTACACTGATGGGACAAAGGTGGTCTCAAGCAAGTCACCAAAATACCAACTTCGGGGGATTATCCAGAGAGGGGATGTCTCCTTGACCATCATGGACACCAATGAAGGTGACCAGAATGTGTACTGCTGTCGCATAGAGGTGCCTGGCTGGTTCAATGATGTGAAGAGGAACATCCGCCTGGATCTGAGGAGAG CCCCCACAACTACGCCCTCGACAACCACCCGCCGCCcaaccacaaccaccaccaccaccgtcgCCACCACCACTGCCATGACAACAGCCACAGCCATGCTTCCAACAACAGTCGTGACCACCTCTGACCTCACGTCCACACCACCACTTCAGATGAGAACTACAGCTGCGCTCACAACCACGGCCTCCATGTGCCCTCTGACAACACTGAGCTCCCTTCTGGAGGAAGACACGATACTGCTGACCCTTGAGCCTTCCACTGAGGGGCCCACCCTCACGGCAG aatTAGAGCCTGCCCTGCTCCCTAGGACCTCTCAGAGAAGCGTTGAGGAGACTTCTCACCGCAGCACTGCCTTACTCACATCCAAGA cACCTGAGACATCATTTCTTGTGCAAAATGAAGTCGAACCAGAACAG ATAAGAATGACCAGCAACTACGATCTGCTCATCATCATtgctccgtccctgggattcgtGCTGTTGGCATTGCTTCTGGCGTTTTTTCTTCGAG GGAAATTCGTGAAAGCCAATTGTTTCCAGAAACACACCAG GCTAGACAATGTTGGAGAAGGTAAAGATGTCCTCAGTGGAACAGAAGATGAAGATGGTCTTTTCACACTGTGA